From Pseudomonas alcaligenes, a single genomic window includes:
- a CDS encoding adenosylmethionine--8-amino-7-oxononanoate transaminase has translation MSLNAQWMQRDLAVLWHPCTQMKDHERLPLIPIKRGDGVWLEDFDGKRYLDAVSSWWVNVFGHGNPRINQRIRDQLDSLEHVMLAGFTHEPVIELSERLVQITPAGLSKVFYADNGSSGIEVALKMSHHYWINSGKPGKKRFITLTNSYHGETVAAMSVGDVALFTDTYKALLLDTIKVPSPDCYLRPEGMGWEEHSRTMFAAMEQTLAEHHHEVAAVIVEPLIQGAGGMRMYHPVYLKLLREACDRYGVHLIHDEIAVGFGRTGSMFACEQAGITPDFLVLSKALTGGYLPMAAVLTTDNVYAAFYDDYATLRAFLHSHTYTGNPLACAAALATLDIFRDDNVIEKNKALAARMASATAHLVDHPHVAEVRQTGMALAIEMVQDKASKSAYPWQQRRGLQVYQHALTRGALLRPLGSVVYFLPPYVVTPEQIDFLAEVASEGIDIATRESVSVAVASDLYPNHRDPG, from the coding sequence ATGAGCCTGAATGCCCAGTGGATGCAGCGCGACCTGGCCGTGCTCTGGCACCCCTGCACGCAGATGAAGGACCATGAACGCCTGCCGCTGATCCCGATCAAGCGCGGCGACGGCGTGTGGCTGGAGGACTTCGACGGCAAGCGCTACCTGGATGCGGTCAGCTCCTGGTGGGTCAACGTGTTCGGCCACGGCAACCCGCGGATCAACCAGCGCATCCGCGACCAGCTCGACAGCCTGGAGCACGTGATGCTCGCCGGCTTCACCCACGAGCCGGTGATCGAGCTGTCCGAGCGCCTGGTGCAGATCACCCCGGCCGGCCTGTCCAAGGTGTTCTACGCCGACAACGGCTCCTCGGGCATCGAAGTGGCGCTGAAGATGAGCCACCACTACTGGATCAACAGCGGCAAGCCAGGCAAGAAACGCTTCATCACCCTGACCAACAGCTACCACGGCGAGACGGTGGCGGCGATGTCGGTGGGCGACGTGGCACTGTTCACCGACACCTACAAGGCGCTGCTGCTCGACACCATCAAGGTGCCGAGCCCGGACTGCTACCTGCGCCCCGAAGGCATGGGCTGGGAAGAACACTCGCGCACCATGTTCGCCGCCATGGAACAGACCCTGGCAGAACACCACCACGAAGTTGCCGCGGTGATAGTCGAGCCGCTGATCCAGGGCGCCGGCGGCATGCGCATGTACCACCCGGTGTACCTCAAGCTGCTGCGCGAGGCCTGCGACCGTTACGGCGTGCACCTGATTCACGACGAGATTGCCGTCGGCTTCGGCCGCACCGGCAGCATGTTCGCCTGCGAGCAGGCCGGCATCACCCCGGACTTCCTGGTGCTGTCCAAGGCGCTGACCGGCGGCTACCTGCCGATGGCCGCGGTGCTCACCACCGACAACGTCTACGCCGCCTTCTACGACGACTACGCCACCCTGCGCGCCTTCCTCCACTCGCACACCTACACCGGCAACCCGCTGGCCTGCGCCGCCGCCCTGGCGACCCTGGATATCTTCCGTGACGACAATGTCATCGAGAAGAACAAGGCCCTGGCCGCGCGCATGGCCAGCGCCACCGCGCACCTGGTGGATCACCCGCACGTGGCCGAAGTGCGCCAGACCGGCATGGCCCTGGCCATCGAGATGGTGCAGGACAAGGCCAGCAAGAGCGCCTACCCCTGGCAGCAGCGCCGCGGCCTGCAGGTCTACCAGCATGCCCTCACGCGCGGTGCGCTGCTGCGCCCGCTGGGCAGCGTGGTGTATTTCCTGCCGCCCTACGTGGTCACCCCGGAGCAGATCGACTTCCTCGCCGAAGTGGCCAGCGAAGGCATCGATATCGCCACCCGCGAGTCGGTCAGCGTGGCGGTCGCCAGCGACCTCTACCCCAACCATCGCGATCCGGGCTGA